A window of the Cystobacter fuscus genome harbors these coding sequences:
- a CDS encoding adenylate/guanylate cyclase domain-containing protein, whose product MPAPERPDPHRAVRADSPLFGELLLKLGIVTPKQIEEALSLQALNGQRLGEALISLGYVTREQIQEALGEALGLNHAPPGFLPIHPPLGEVLVGLKYLTLSQLDEALTLQRRSGRKLGEILVEHGYCSYKQLYEGLALQGRVAGRQESPARAQPEAGHHRVMVVDDSPLACAFVQDGLVSLGYEVVCFQDPYEALEQVNKVQPAIVLSDLDMPGLDGMELCRRLKEGPTRAMPVIILTANDNDAERVSGLRAGADDYVNKSASMDELAARIESVMRRTGETERIRKLFARYTSDAVVEEILKSPDAVVLTGEKREVTTLFADIRNFTGLADNLPPEQTVGVLNQVLGGLSDAVLTCGGTLDKFLGDGLMAVFGAPVFRPDDALRALQCAKMMMAFMVDLRRRAEAEWATTREGRPLKLELGIGINTGAAVAGNIGGAVRAEYTCIGDAVNVAARLCALAGPGEILVGERTVAVLPGHESSFEELPPVRLKGKPHPVPLFRALW is encoded by the coding sequence GTGCCGGCCCCCGAGCGCCCCGACCCCCACCGCGCGGTTCGCGCGGACAGCCCGCTTTTCGGCGAGCTGCTGCTCAAGCTCGGCATCGTCACGCCCAAGCAGATCGAGGAGGCCCTCTCGCTCCAGGCGCTCAACGGCCAACGCCTGGGCGAGGCCCTCATCTCCCTGGGCTACGTCACGCGCGAGCAGATCCAGGAGGCCCTGGGCGAGGCGCTCGGCCTGAACCACGCGCCCCCGGGCTTCCTTCCCATCCACCCCCCGCTGGGCGAGGTGCTCGTGGGGCTCAAGTACCTCACCCTGTCCCAGCTCGACGAGGCGCTCACGCTCCAGCGCCGCTCGGGCCGCAAGCTGGGGGAGATCCTCGTCGAGCACGGCTATTGCTCCTATAAGCAGCTCTACGAGGGACTGGCCCTGCAGGGGCGGGTCGCCGGCCGCCAGGAGTCCCCGGCGCGCGCCCAGCCCGAGGCGGGGCACCACCGCGTCATGGTGGTGGACGACAGCCCCCTCGCGTGCGCCTTCGTGCAGGACGGGCTCGTGTCGCTCGGCTACGAGGTGGTGTGCTTCCAGGACCCGTACGAGGCGCTGGAGCAGGTGAACAAGGTGCAGCCGGCCATCGTCCTGAGTGACCTGGACATGCCGGGGCTGGACGGCATGGAGCTGTGCCGGCGGCTGAAGGAAGGCCCCACGCGGGCCATGCCCGTCATCATCCTCACCGCCAACGACAACGACGCCGAGCGCGTGAGCGGCCTGCGCGCGGGTGCCGACGACTACGTGAACAAGTCGGCCTCCATGGACGAGCTGGCCGCGCGCATCGAGAGCGTCATGCGCCGCACGGGCGAGACGGAGCGCATCCGCAAGCTCTTCGCCCGCTACACCTCCGATGCCGTGGTGGAGGAGATCCTCAAGAGCCCGGACGCGGTGGTGCTCACGGGCGAGAAGCGCGAGGTGACGACGCTCTTCGCCGACATCCGCAACTTCACGGGGCTCGCCGACAACCTTCCCCCCGAGCAGACGGTGGGCGTGCTCAACCAGGTGCTCGGCGGCCTGTCCGACGCGGTGCTCACGTGTGGGGGCACCCTGGACAAGTTCCTCGGGGACGGGCTCATGGCCGTGTTCGGCGCGCCGGTGTTCCGCCCGGACGACGCCCTGCGCGCGCTCCAGTGCGCCAAGATGATGATGGCCTTCATGGTGGACCTGCGCCGGCGCGCCGAGGCCGAGTGGGCCACCACGCGCGAGGGCCGGCCGCTCAAGCTGGAGCTGGGCATCGGCATCAACACGGGCGCGGCGGTGGCGGGCAACATCGGCGGCGCGGTGCGCGCCGAGTACACCTGCATCGGCGACGCGGTGAACGTGGCCGCCCGCCTGTGCGCGCTCGCCGGCCCCGGGGAGATCCTGGTGGGCGAGCGCACCGTGGCGGTGCTGCCCGGTCATGAGTCCTCCTTCGAGGAGCTGCCGCCCGTGCGACTCAAGGGCAAGCCCCATCCGGTGCCGCTCTTCCGCGCCCTGTGGTAG
- a CDS encoding sensor histidine kinase: protein MTIVNRMSHASEQPVGAPSATGMLRELVRSAADAVHVVQVQAEAAALRLRLLAEAGVLLSGPLEWEEAVAAVAQLVVGGFADWCAVDFLDDHGALRRLTARHAHVERAPCTGCLEAFTPERVRPSAITEVVRTGCPLLVTGIGVPGTRGLAPEPGGLESGGSLLVVPLAARHRTLGAMSFVRGPGREPFGEAERILTEDLASRVGLAIDHARLLRESRAAEAESRRHAARLRILVDVDRLLAQAGLELPAVLDVIAHKVSEVIGDGCVLQLIREEDSTLEPVALHHPDPEARWLLASTVHARRQRSGEGLHGGVVLGGHSVLLPDIDAEAARVSEGLTEYVPYLERYGSQSLLVVPLRAQGRVVGTLGVVRDVAGGSRPYTEEDRLLLQSLGERAALAIVGARLYGAATEAVRLRDDFLSVAGHELKTPLCALRLQIQMLARLTRGVASAPDVAERVAKAERASERLGVLVDELLDVGRISSGRLLLEREELDLAQLTREVLGRMSEAFSRSGSEVRLLADAVPTGRWDRMRLEQVLVNLLSNAVKYGRGQPVEVRVEDGGPVGVRLVVRDHGIGIAPEDRARIFERFERAVQDHRYQGLGLGLWITREIIDAHGGSIQVSGAPGEGSTFTVTLPCG, encoded by the coding sequence ATGACGATCGTGAATCGCATGTCTCATGCGTCGGAGCAGCCAGTGGGCGCTCCCTCGGCCACGGGCATGCTGCGCGAGCTGGTGCGCAGCGCCGCGGACGCGGTGCACGTGGTGCAAGTCCAGGCGGAGGCGGCCGCGCTGCGGCTGAGATTGCTCGCCGAGGCGGGGGTGCTGCTGTCCGGACCGCTCGAGTGGGAGGAGGCGGTGGCCGCGGTGGCCCAGCTCGTGGTGGGGGGCTTCGCCGACTGGTGCGCGGTGGACTTCCTCGACGACCACGGCGCGCTCAGGCGCCTCACCGCGCGGCACGCGCACGTGGAACGGGCTCCGTGCACCGGGTGTCTCGAGGCCTTCACCCCCGAGCGCGTGCGCCCCTCGGCCATCACCGAGGTGGTGCGCACCGGCTGCCCCCTGCTCGTCACCGGGATTGGCGTGCCGGGCACGCGGGGGCTCGCGCCGGAGCCCGGAGGCCTCGAGTCCGGTGGTTCGCTCCTCGTCGTGCCCCTGGCGGCGCGCCATCGCACCCTGGGCGCCATGTCCTTCGTGCGTGGGCCCGGACGCGAGCCCTTCGGCGAGGCGGAGCGCATCCTCACCGAGGACCTGGCATCGCGCGTGGGACTGGCGATCGACCATGCGCGGCTGTTGCGCGAGTCGCGCGCCGCCGAGGCCGAGTCGCGCCGCCACGCCGCGCGCCTGCGCATCCTCGTGGACGTGGATCGGCTCCTCGCCCAGGCGGGGCTGGAGCTGCCGGCGGTGCTGGACGTCATCGCCCACAAGGTGTCCGAGGTCATCGGCGACGGGTGCGTGCTCCAGCTCATCCGCGAGGAGGACTCCACCCTGGAGCCCGTCGCCCTCCACCACCCGGACCCGGAGGCGCGCTGGTTGCTCGCGAGCACGGTGCACGCGCGCCGGCAGCGCTCGGGCGAGGGGCTGCACGGGGGCGTCGTGCTGGGGGGCCACTCGGTGTTGCTGCCGGACATCGACGCGGAGGCGGCGCGCGTCTCGGAGGGCCTGACGGAGTACGTGCCCTACCTGGAGCGCTACGGGTCCCAGAGCCTGCTCGTGGTGCCCCTGCGCGCCCAGGGGCGGGTGGTGGGCACGCTCGGGGTGGTGCGCGACGTGGCGGGCGGCAGCCGGCCCTACACCGAGGAGGATCGGCTCCTCTTGCAGAGCCTCGGCGAGCGCGCGGCCCTGGCCATCGTCGGCGCGCGGCTGTACGGCGCGGCCACCGAGGCGGTGCGGCTGCGCGATGACTTCCTCTCCGTCGCCGGACACGAGCTGAAGACGCCCCTGTGCGCGCTGCGGCTGCAGATTCAAATGCTCGCGCGCCTCACGCGGGGCGTGGCCTCCGCGCCGGACGTCGCCGAGCGCGTGGCGAAGGCCGAGCGCGCCAGCGAGCGGCTGGGGGTGCTGGTGGACGAGCTGCTCGACGTGGGCCGCATCTCCTCGGGGCGGCTGCTGCTCGAGCGCGAGGAGTTGGACCTGGCGCAGCTCACGCGCGAGGTGCTCGGGCGCATGTCCGAGGCGTTCTCGCGCTCGGGCAGCGAGGTGCGGCTGCTCGCGGACGCCGTCCCGACGGGGCGGTGGGATCGGATGCGCCTGGAGCAGGTGCTCGTCAACCTCTTGTCCAACGCGGTCAAGTACGGCCGCGGCCAGCCCGTGGAGGTGCGGGTGGAGGACGGCGGTCCGGTAGGAGTGCGGCTCGTGGTGAGGGACCACGGCATCGGCATCGCGCCCGAGGACCGGGCGCGCATCTTCGAGCGCTTCGAGCGGGCGGTGCAGGACCATCGCTACCAGGGGCTCGGCCTGGGGTTGTGGATCACCCGGGAGATCATCGATGCGCACGGGGGCTCCATCCAGGTGAGTGGCGCGCCGGGCGAGGGCTCCACCTTCACCGTGACGCTACCGTGCGGGTAG
- a CDS encoding tryptophan 2,3-dioxygenase codes for MLAFMNKRELEPGIFTDLAGRTTYGEYLQLERLLSAQVPRSQPPHHDELLFIIQHQTSELWMKLLVHELEAVIRYVQKDELEPSFKIFSRVGHIQRMLFEQWSVLETLTPNEYLEFRGALGQASGFQSHQYRALEFLLGHKNEATLAPFRHSPTEHAQLERLLESPSVYDEFLRHLSRKGFAVPADRIERDWRQPYEKSAGVMETFRIIYENPERHWDAYEMCEKLVDVEERFQLWRYRHMMTVMRVIGFKPGTGGSSGVGFLRKALDLRFFPELWDVRTELVPPGVR; via the coding sequence ATGCTGGCGTTCATGAACAAGCGCGAGTTGGAGCCTGGAATCTTTACCGACCTGGCCGGTCGGACCACGTATGGCGAGTATCTGCAGCTGGAGCGATTGCTCTCCGCGCAGGTTCCCCGCTCGCAACCCCCCCATCACGACGAGCTGCTCTTCATCATCCAGCACCAGACGAGCGAGCTGTGGATGAAGTTGCTCGTCCATGAGCTGGAAGCCGTCATCCGCTACGTGCAGAAGGACGAGCTGGAGCCCTCCTTCAAGATCTTCTCCCGGGTGGGCCACATCCAGCGCATGCTCTTCGAGCAGTGGAGTGTCCTGGAGACGCTCACGCCCAACGAATACCTCGAATTCCGGGGCGCGCTCGGGCAGGCGTCCGGCTTTCAGAGCCATCAATACCGGGCGCTGGAGTTCCTCCTGGGCCACAAGAACGAGGCCACGCTCGCTCCCTTCCGGCACTCGCCCACCGAGCATGCGCAGCTCGAGCGGTTGTTGGAGTCTCCCAGCGTGTATGACGAATTCCTGCGCCACCTGTCGCGCAAGGGCTTCGCCGTGCCAGCGGATCGCATCGAGCGGGATTGGCGTCAGCCCTACGAGAAGAGCGCCGGGGTGATGGAGACGTTCCGGATCATCTACGAGAACCCCGAGCGCCATTGGGACGCCTATGAGATGTGCGAGAAGCTGGTGGACGTGGAGGAGCGTTTCCAGCTGTGGCGCTACCGCCACATGATGACGGTGATGCGTGTCATCGGCTTCAAGCCCGGCACGGGAGGCTCCTCGGGCGTGGGGTTCCTGCGCAAGGCGTTGGATTTGCGCTTCTTCCCCGAGCTGTGGGATGTGCGCACGGAGCTCGTCCCCCCCGGGGTCCGCTAG
- a CDS encoding cell wall protein, which translates to MSVDKAFRDMVRNEIEIQLKPLRDLVSRLEAGTSDLDSLRSVAEQLAPLASAVGPLFGVSGAQRASSAAATRRSPGRPPRASSAAPSASSSASSGGKRRGRKPAASTEGGARDCAIIGCGKPSRTKGYCAAHYQKLRMLEKTNRRPGEWKDYAEPNSVEDIKLPRGRAAAKALAEAQKNAG; encoded by the coding sequence ATGTCGGTCGACAAGGCATTCAGGGATATGGTTCGTAACGAGATCGAGATTCAGCTCAAGCCGCTGCGCGACCTGGTGTCGCGTCTGGAGGCGGGCACGTCGGATCTCGACAGCCTGCGCAGCGTGGCCGAGCAGCTCGCGCCGCTGGCCAGCGCGGTGGGTCCCCTCTTCGGCGTGTCGGGTGCTCAGCGCGCGTCGAGTGCCGCCGCCACGCGGCGCAGCCCGGGCCGTCCTCCCCGCGCTTCTTCCGCGGCTCCGTCGGCTTCGTCTTCCGCCTCGTCGGGTGGCAAGCGTCGTGGCCGCAAGCCGGCCGCCAGCACCGAGGGCGGTGCGCGGGATTGCGCCATCATTGGCTGTGGCAAGCCCAGCCGCACCAAGGGCTACTGCGCCGCGCACTACCAGAAGCTGCGCATGCTCGAGAAGACCAACCGCCGCCCGGGCGAGTGGAAGGACTACGCCGAGCCCAACAGCGTGGAGGACATCAAGCTGCCCCGTGGCCGCGCCGCCGCCAAGGCCCTGGCCGAGGCCCAGAAGAACGCCGGGTAG
- a CDS encoding alpha/beta fold hydrolase has protein sequence MRLFTFPGGNQEPSRTVVCLPGLGASGRSFAPMRPLASGWRLLLWTPPLQTPLTHTPLQWNVDALARPEAGLPERFALVGSSFGSLRLKALVLVSPVASVQRIRRGAVALSTLVRIPKPFAYLFAPTVARILGGRSLPSEGRAEIVREGRRLSPLEMLRRLKDILAARYLEELGGLKVPTLILHGGQDKLVPLSYARDVAGRIPGARLEVLREASHLPYMSHPDAFNAFIDDFLRQHTA, from the coding sequence GTGCGCCTGTTCACCTTTCCAGGGGGAAACCAGGAGCCCTCGCGCACCGTGGTGTGTCTGCCAGGACTGGGTGCCTCGGGCCGCTCCTTCGCGCCCATGCGTCCGCTCGCGTCCGGCTGGCGGCTGTTGTTGTGGACGCCCCCGTTGCAGACGCCGCTGACGCATACACCCCTGCAATGGAACGTCGACGCGCTGGCTCGCCCCGAGGCGGGACTCCCCGAGCGCTTCGCCCTGGTGGGCTCTTCCTTTGGAAGTCTCCGCCTCAAGGCCCTGGTGCTGGTATCGCCCGTGGCGAGCGTGCAACGCATCCGCCGCGGCGCCGTGGCGCTGTCCACCCTGGTACGCATTCCCAAACCCTTCGCCTACCTCTTCGCCCCCACGGTGGCGCGCATCCTGGGCGGGCGCTCCCTGCCCTCGGAGGGCCGGGCGGAAATCGTGCGCGAGGGCCGCCGCCTCTCCCCCCTGGAGATGTTGCGGCGGCTCAAGGACATCCTCGCCGCGCGCTATCTGGAAGAGCTTGGGGGCTTGAAGGTCCCCACCCTCATCCTCCATGGAGGGCAGGACAAGCTCGTGCCCCTGTCCTATGCACGGGACGTGGCCGGGCGCATTCCCGGCGCGCGGCTGGAAGTGCTGCGCGAAGCCAGCCATCTGCCCTACATGAGCCATCCCGACGCCTTCAACGCCTTCATCGACGACTTCCTCCGCCAACACACCGCCTGA
- a CDS encoding proline dehydrogenase family protein: MDPTTSLSRSALMFLSRREGLKEAATRVPALGRVARRFIAGETLEDAVAAVKELNARGITVSFDHLNEAVRTPDETRAEVAEYLRLFARIDQEKARGNVSLKLTQCGLLIDKELALANAREVVAEAKRRGSFVRVDMEQSEVTQATLDVVRALHREFGGRHVGAVLQSSLYRTEADAKALCAEGIRIRLCKGAYLEGPDVAYQDKREVDECFLRTLRVLLDSGLYHGIATHDERMIQETLTYAKEKKLKPNAFEFQMLYGIRRDLQELLVGEGYPVRVYVPYGKHWYPYFMRRLAERPANVWFVLKNFMKG, translated from the coding sequence ATGGATCCCACCACCTCGCTGTCCCGCTCCGCCCTGATGTTCCTCTCGCGCCGCGAGGGGTTGAAGGAAGCCGCCACGCGCGTGCCCGCCCTGGGGCGGGTCGCCCGCCGCTTCATCGCCGGCGAGACGCTCGAGGACGCCGTCGCGGCGGTGAAGGAATTGAATGCCCGCGGCATCACCGTCTCCTTCGACCATCTCAACGAGGCGGTGCGCACCCCGGACGAGACGCGCGCGGAGGTGGCCGAGTACCTCCGGCTGTTCGCGCGCATCGACCAGGAAAAGGCACGCGGCAACGTCTCGCTCAAGCTCACCCAGTGCGGTCTGCTCATCGACAAGGAGCTGGCGCTCGCCAACGCGCGCGAGGTGGTGGCCGAGGCGAAGCGGCGAGGCTCGTTCGTGCGCGTGGACATGGAGCAGAGCGAGGTGACCCAGGCCACGCTGGACGTGGTGCGCGCGCTGCACCGGGAATTCGGTGGCAGGCACGTGGGCGCGGTGCTGCAGAGCAGCCTGTACCGCACCGAGGCGGATGCGAAGGCCCTGTGCGCCGAGGGCATCCGCATCCGTCTGTGCAAGGGCGCCTACCTCGAGGGGCCCGACGTGGCGTATCAGGACAAGCGCGAGGTGGACGAGTGCTTCCTGCGCACCCTGCGCGTGCTGCTCGACAGCGGGCTGTACCATGGCATCGCCACGCATGACGAGCGGATGATCCAGGAGACGCTCACCTACGCGAAGGAGAAGAAGCTCAAGCCCAACGCGTTCGAATTCCAGATGCTCTATGGCATCCGCCGCGACCTGCAGGAGCTGCTCGTGGGCGAGGGCTACCCGGTGCGCGTCTATGTGCCCTACGGCAAGCACTGGTACCCGTACTTCATGCGGCGGCTCGCCGAGCGCCCCGCCAACGTCTGGTTCGTGTTGAAGAACTTCATGAAGGGCTAG
- the gor gene encoding glutathione-disulfide reductase: MPEYDFDLFTIGGGSGGVAASRRAGGYGARVALCEDQAVGGTCVHRGCVPKKLLVYGAHFRAEFEDAVGHGWSVAEPGFDWKKLQAGKDRELERLDGVYRRLLHESGVRLIEGRGRVVDAHTVEVNGQRYTARYILVATGSHPFLPQLPGIEHVITSDGALRLPELPRRVAIVGGGYIGVEFAGIFNALGSRVTMFLRGGTVLRGFDDDVRAVLAEEMRKKGIGLRTESLLRGIEKQADGTLSVLTGLETLEVDTVLFATGRVPNTKGLGLEEVGVELNERGAVKVDEGSRTRVESIYAVGDVTDRINLTPVAIAEGRAVAETLFHDNPTRMDHTGVASAVFSQPPVGTVGCTEREARGKFGAVDVYVSSFRPMKHVLSGRDERVMLKVIVARESDRVLGIHMVGADAPEIIQGLAVALKCGVTKKQLDATVGIHPTVAEEFVTLRVKRPDPEAERVGDLGRDAAGA; this comes from the coding sequence ATGCCGGAATATGACTTCGACCTGTTCACCATTGGAGGGGGCTCGGGAGGCGTGGCCGCGAGCCGCCGGGCGGGCGGGTACGGCGCCCGGGTCGCGCTGTGCGAGGACCAGGCGGTGGGCGGCACCTGCGTGCACCGCGGTTGTGTGCCCAAGAAGCTGCTCGTCTATGGCGCTCATTTCCGCGCGGAGTTCGAGGACGCGGTGGGCCATGGCTGGTCCGTCGCCGAGCCCGGCTTCGATTGGAAGAAACTCCAGGCGGGCAAGGACCGGGAACTCGAGCGATTGGATGGGGTGTACCGGCGGCTGCTGCACGAATCCGGCGTGCGGCTCATCGAGGGCCGGGGCCGGGTGGTGGATGCGCACACGGTGGAAGTGAACGGCCAGCGCTACACGGCCAGGTACATCCTGGTGGCCACGGGCTCGCATCCCTTCCTGCCCCAGCTTCCCGGCATCGAGCATGTCATCACCTCGGACGGGGCGCTGCGGCTGCCAGAGCTGCCGCGCCGGGTGGCCATCGTGGGTGGGGGCTACATCGGGGTGGAGTTCGCGGGCATCTTCAACGCATTGGGGTCGCGGGTGACGATGTTCCTGCGCGGCGGCACGGTGCTGCGCGGCTTCGATGACGACGTGCGCGCGGTGCTCGCCGAGGAGATGCGCAAGAAGGGGATTGGCTTGCGCACCGAGAGCCTGCTGCGAGGCATCGAGAAGCAGGCGGATGGGACGTTGAGTGTGCTCACGGGCCTGGAGACACTCGAGGTGGACACGGTGTTGTTCGCCACGGGGCGGGTGCCCAACACGAAGGGGCTCGGGTTGGAGGAGGTGGGGGTGGAGTTGAACGAGCGGGGCGCGGTGAAGGTGGATGAAGGGTCGCGCACCCGGGTGGAGAGCATCTACGCGGTGGGCGACGTGACGGACCGCATCAACCTCACACCGGTGGCGATCGCCGAGGGGCGCGCGGTGGCCGAGACGCTCTTCCATGACAATCCCACGCGGATGGACCACACGGGGGTGGCCTCGGCGGTGTTCAGCCAGCCGCCGGTGGGTACGGTGGGGTGCACCGAGCGCGAGGCGCGTGGGAAGTTCGGCGCGGTGGACGTGTATGTGTCCAGCTTCCGGCCCATGAAGCACGTGCTGAGCGGGCGTGACGAGCGGGTGATGCTCAAGGTCATCGTCGCGCGGGAGAGCGACCGGGTGCTGGGCATCCACATGGTGGGCGCGGACGCGCCGGAAATCATCCAGGGCCTGGCGGTGGCGTTGAAGTGTGGCGTCACGAAGAAGCAGCTCGACGCCACGGTGGGCATCCACCCCACGGTGGCCGAGGAGTTCGTCACCCTGCGCGTCAAACGGCCGGATCCCGAGGCCGAGCGGGTGGGAGATCTCGGCCGGGACGCGGCGGGGGCCTAG
- a CDS encoding DoxX family protein, producing the protein MSTPAEASTLSSPPSSSAPTTSKTMLWIGRAVSGLSVALFLMSAVMKLSQNPQVVQGWQEKQGYPLSTLVPIGVVELLCVVLYAVPRTAVLGALLLTAYLGGAVATHVRISDPFTSPIIIGVVVWAGLYLRDARIRALVPLRRDP; encoded by the coding sequence ATGTCCACCCCCGCCGAAGCCTCCACCCTGTCGTCTCCTCCCTCCTCCTCGGCTCCCACCACCAGCAAGACCATGCTGTGGATCGGACGCGCCGTGTCGGGCCTGTCCGTGGCCTTGTTCCTGATGAGCGCCGTGATGAAGCTGTCCCAGAATCCGCAGGTGGTCCAAGGTTGGCAGGAGAAGCAGGGCTACCCACTGTCCACGCTGGTCCCCATCGGCGTCGTCGAGTTGCTCTGCGTGGTGCTCTACGCGGTGCCGCGCACCGCCGTGTTGGGTGCCCTGCTGCTCACGGCCTACCTCGGAGGGGCCGTCGCGACGCACGTGCGCATCTCGGACCCGTTCACCAGCCCCATCATCATTGGCGTGGTGGTGTGGGCGGGGCTCTACCTGCGCGACGCGCGGATCCGCGCGCTGGTGCCGCTGCGGCGCGACCCCTGA
- a CDS encoding YigZ family protein: protein MEAKRYLVPARVHRVEQELQKSRFLTTAAPAPTVEEARAFIARVREEFPDATHNCWAYVAGPPGSTAQVGMSDDGEPHGTAGRPMLNALLHGGVGEVAVVVTRYFGGTLLGKGGLVRAYTGCVQQALESLPTLERVPKARLAIEIEYASVDGLRRMLPAHEAELVSEEYAATVGYQLLLPVSRLEAFRKALLDLTLGEVLIEVLEPRQ, encoded by the coding sequence ATGGAAGCCAAACGCTACCTCGTGCCCGCGCGCGTCCACCGGGTCGAGCAGGAGTTGCAGAAGAGCCGCTTCCTCACCACGGCCGCTCCGGCGCCCACGGTGGAGGAGGCCCGGGCCTTCATCGCCCGCGTGCGCGAGGAATTCCCCGACGCCACCCACAACTGCTGGGCCTATGTCGCGGGTCCGCCCGGCTCCACCGCCCAGGTGGGCATGAGCGACGATGGCGAGCCTCACGGCACCGCCGGCCGGCCCATGCTCAATGCCCTGCTCCACGGCGGCGTGGGCGAGGTGGCCGTCGTCGTCACCCGCTATTTCGGAGGCACGCTGCTGGGCAAGGGCGGGCTCGTGCGCGCCTATACCGGGTGCGTGCAACAGGCACTCGAGAGCCTTCCCACCCTCGAGCGCGTGCCCAAGGCACGTCTGGCCATCGAAATCGAATACGCGAGCGTGGACGGGTTGCGCCGCATGCTCCCCGCCCACGAAGCGGAGCTGGTGTCCGAGGAGTACGCCGCCACCGTGGGCTACCAGCTCCTGCTACCCGTCTCGCGGCTGGAAGCCTTCCGCAAGGCGCTGCTCGACCTGACCCTAGGCGAGGTGCTCATCGAGGTGCTCGAGCCCCGTCAGTAG
- a CDS encoding SDR family NAD(P)-dependent oxidoreductase — MGRQELRGQVAIVTGASSGVGWQAAVRLGEAGVRLCVTARSEEALARLCQDIQAKGGECIAVPGDVTVQSDVEHVVRECVAHYGRVDLLVNDAGVQSYGLFDELPWEHITRVFDVNCFGFMRFARAVLPHFRHQGSGHILNVQSMLSKGGAPLLSTYSASKHATLGWAKSLKLELSDTDIQVSNILVPSVSSNMFAHAPTMFSRAPKPVPPTYDVDVVARAVVRAARSPGRTLVPVFLQGWLILVMDTIVPFLGTFILGRWGKRMQMREQSVARLEGNLFQPMPRVMGPYGPVPATPRWKRFSATAAIAALAGGAVLGVARLARAAR; from the coding sequence ATGGGTCGCCAGGAATTGAGGGGCCAGGTCGCCATCGTGACGGGGGCGTCGAGCGGGGTGGGGTGGCAGGCGGCGGTCCGGCTGGGGGAGGCGGGGGTGCGGCTGTGCGTGACGGCGCGCTCGGAGGAGGCGCTCGCGCGGCTGTGCCAGGACATCCAGGCGAAGGGGGGCGAGTGCATCGCGGTGCCCGGGGACGTGACGGTGCAATCGGACGTGGAGCACGTGGTGCGCGAGTGCGTGGCGCACTATGGGCGGGTGGATCTGTTGGTGAACGATGCGGGAGTGCAGTCCTACGGCCTCTTCGACGAGCTGCCGTGGGAGCACATCACGCGGGTATTCGACGTGAATTGCTTTGGCTTCATGCGCTTTGCGCGGGCGGTGTTGCCGCACTTCCGGCACCAGGGCAGCGGCCACATCCTCAACGTCCAATCCATGCTGTCCAAGGGTGGGGCGCCGCTGTTGTCCACGTATTCGGCGAGCAAGCACGCGACGCTCGGCTGGGCCAAGTCGCTGAAACTGGAGCTGTCGGACACGGACATCCAGGTGTCCAACATCCTGGTGCCCTCGGTGTCGTCGAACATGTTCGCGCACGCGCCGACGATGTTCAGCCGGGCGCCCAAGCCGGTGCCACCCACGTATGACGTGGACGTGGTGGCGCGGGCGGTGGTGCGGGCCGCGAGGTCACCGGGCAGGACGCTCGTGCCCGTGTTCCTCCAGGGCTGGCTCATCCTGGTGATGGATACGATTGTGCCCTTCCTGGGGACTTTCATCCTCGGCCGCTGGGGCAAGCGCATGCAGATGCGCGAGCAGTCGGTGGCGCGCCTCGAGGGCAATCTCTTCCAGCCGATGCCCCGGGTGATGGGCCCCTATGGCCCGGTGCCAGCCACGCCGCGCTGGAAGCGCTTCTCGGCGACGGCGGCCATCGCGGCGCTCGCGGGGGGCGCGGTGCTGGGCGTGGCGAGGCTCGCGCGCGCGGCCCGTTAG